Proteins encoded by one window of Rubrobacter indicoceani:
- a CDS encoding thymidine phosphorylase has translation MSGSSGINAVLDAIETKKFGGELSGEQISAVVSGYTSGEVPDYQMSALLMAIFTKGMSRSETVALTRTMADSGRRYSFPDCVDKHSTGGVGDKVSLTALPIVAACGAPVAKLSGRGLGITGGTIDKLEAVPGFTFDLSEKRFREQVETVGLAITEAGNLAPADKAIYALRDTTGTVDSLPLIGSSIVSKKAATGAGYLLYDVKCGSGAFMKTPEQAGELARLLVELSEALGVKASALITDMRNPLGSAVGNALEVRESVAFLKGEPAPADLAEMAGIVAARLLRLKGVSEPERAIREALSSGAAYGKLREFVAAQGGDVGFLDAPVVSGEVREVRAEKSGYVAAFDALGVGRGALVLGAGREKKGEALDYGAGVEVLVRAGYRVEAGQTVALLYGGRNVERAARLVGDALLLEDKPVAAPPVILDGL, from the coding sequence GTGAGTGGATCAAGCGGCATCAACGCCGTACTGGATGCTATAGAGACAAAGAAGTTCGGCGGTGAGTTGTCCGGGGAACAGATCTCCGCCGTCGTCTCCGGCTACACCTCGGGCGAGGTGCCGGACTACCAGATGTCCGCGCTCCTCATGGCGATCTTCACGAAGGGCATGTCCCGTTCCGAAACCGTCGCCCTCACCCGCACGATGGCCGACTCCGGCAGGCGGTACTCCTTTCCCGACTGCGTGGACAAGCACTCCACGGGCGGCGTCGGGGACAAGGTCAGCCTCACCGCGCTGCCCATCGTCGCGGCCTGCGGTGCGCCGGTGGCGAAGCTCTCCGGGCGCGGCCTCGGCATAACGGGCGGCACGATAGACAAGCTGGAGGCAGTCCCCGGCTTTACCTTCGACCTCTCGGAGAAGCGTTTTCGGGAACAGGTCGAGACGGTCGGACTCGCCATCACCGAGGCCGGGAACCTCGCCCCGGCGGATAAAGCCATCTACGCGCTCAGGGACACGACCGGGACCGTTGACTCGCTGCCGCTTATCGGCTCCTCGATAGTCTCGAAAAAGGCCGCTACGGGGGCGGGGTATCTGCTCTACGACGTCAAGTGCGGCTCCGGCGCGTTTATGAAAACCCCGGAGCAGGCGGGGGAACTCGCCCGGCTTCTGGTGGAGCTCAGCGAAGCCCTCGGCGTAAAAGCCTCTGCCCTTATAACCGACATGCGGAACCCTCTCGGCTCCGCCGTCGGAAACGCGCTCGAGGTGCGGGAATCCGTCGCTTTTCTGAAAGGAGAACCCGCCCCCGCCGACCTCGCCGAGATGGCTGGGATCGTCGCCGCGAGGCTGCTGAGGCTAAAGGGCGTCTCCGAGCCGGAGCGCGCCATCAGAGAAGCCCTGAGCTCCGGTGCGGCCTACGGGAAGCTCCGCGAGTTCGTGGCGGCGCAGGGCGGAGACGTGGGCTTTCTCGACGCCCCGGTGGTCTCCGGCGAGGTCAGGGAGGTAAGGGCGGAGAAGTCCGGTTACGTTGCGGCTTTCGACGCGCTGGGGGTCGGTCGGGGGGCGCTCGTCCTCGGGGCGGGGCGGGAGAAAAAGGGCGAGGCGCTCGACTACGGTGCGGGCGTGGAGGTTCTGGTCCGGGCCGGGTACAGGGTCGAGGCCGGTCAGACCGTCGCGCTTCTGTACGGGGGCCGAAACGTCGAGCGGGCCGCGCGGCTTGTCGGGGATGCGCTCCTTCTCGAGGACAAGCCCGTCGCCGCTCCCCCTGTTATTCTGGACGGTCTGTAG
- a CDS encoding CsbD family protein, translated as MANDGKQDKKEGLLDKAKGKVKEAVGDVKNDDQKKAEGQVQKEKGDIRERTGEIKRDRENH; from the coding sequence ATGGCTAATGACGGAAAGCAGGACAAAAAAGAGGGTCTGCTCGACAAGGCGAAGGGCAAGGTAAAGGAAGCCGTCGGCGACGTAAAGAACGACGACCAGAAAAAGGCCGAGGGTCAGGTCCAGAAGGAAAAGGGCGACATCAGGGAGCGCACCGGAGAGATCAAACGCGACCGCGAGAACCACTAG
- a CDS encoding phosphopentomutase codes for MSGQRAVVIVLDGLGAGDAPDAAAFGDEGANTLSNTAEAVGGVNAPNLQRLGLGNTTAIKGIPPNGSPDGAWGVAEEKSAAKATLAGHWEMMGLIVRDALPTYPAGFPEDITSRFAGETGRGVLGNKPASGTEILEELGEEQRKSGGWILYTSADSVFQIAANTEFIPLEELYAACEKAHRMLIGEGEIKVERIIARPYHGGPGNYEREHENRHDYGITPPSETYLDRIKAAGHETVAVGKIRDIFDGRGLTRHLPAPPDDSAKVDAVLEALTETESGFVFANLVDFDAKFGHRRDPAGMARNIESFDGRLPEIRAAMSDGDLLIITADHGNDPTFRGTDHTRERVPLLAVGSGISGEVGIRDGFSDIGASVAAWLGVERGGLPGKSFV; via the coding sequence ATGAGCGGACAACGAGCGGTGGTTATAGTCCTTGACGGTCTTGGCGCAGGCGACGCCCCCGACGCGGCGGCCTTCGGCGACGAGGGCGCAAACACGCTATCCAACACCGCCGAAGCGGTCGGCGGCGTAAACGCCCCGAACCTCCAGCGGCTCGGACTCGGCAACACGACCGCGATAAAAGGCATCCCGCCGAACGGCTCACCGGACGGCGCGTGGGGCGTGGCGGAGGAGAAGTCCGCCGCAAAAGCAACGCTCGCCGGACACTGGGAGATGATGGGCCTCATCGTGCGCGACGCGCTCCCGACCTACCCGGCGGGCTTCCCGGAGGACATAACCTCGCGGTTCGCCGGGGAGACCGGCCGCGGCGTTCTCGGGAACAAGCCCGCTTCGGGGACGGAGATACTGGAGGAACTCGGCGAAGAGCAGCGGAAGTCGGGGGGCTGGATTCTCTACACCTCCGCCGATTCCGTTTTCCAGATCGCGGCGAACACGGAGTTCATCCCTCTGGAAGAACTCTACGCGGCCTGCGAAAAGGCCCACCGCATGCTTATCGGTGAGGGCGAGATAAAGGTCGAGCGCATTATCGCCCGGCCGTATCACGGCGGGCCCGGAAACTACGAGCGCGAGCACGAGAACCGCCACGACTACGGCATAACCCCACCCTCGGAGACCTACCTAGACCGGATAAAAGCCGCCGGACACGAAACGGTCGCCGTCGGGAAGATCCGGGACATCTTCGACGGCCGGGGGCTCACCCGCCACCTCCCCGCCCCTCCGGACGACTCGGCCAAGGTGGATGCTGTCCTTGAAGCCCTGACGGAGACGGAGTCCGGCTTTGTCTTCGCAAACCTCGTTGACTTCGACGCGAAGTTCGGCCACCGGCGCGACCCGGCGGGCATGGCCAGGAACATCGAATCCTTTGACGGACGCCTCCCCGAAATCCGTGCCGCGATGTCGGACGGGGACCTGCTGATAATCACGGCGGATCACGGCAACGACCCGACGTTTCGCGGCACCGACCACACCCGCGAGCGCGTCCCGCTGCTCGCTGTCGGGAGTGGAATCTCCGGCGAGGTCGGGATCAGAGACGGCTTCTCGGACATCGGGGCGAGCGTCGCGGCGTGGCTCGGCGTGGAACGGGGCGGACTCCCCGGCAAAAGCTTCGTCTAG
- a CDS encoding GNAT family N-acetyltransferase produces METEKSPGRVKVRPAKPSDAVAVHALAGELATVVGDEPPSEKAVRARLGDLISGENCGVLVAEVAGESGEEVAGAVSYWIKPDLAHGDSVVEIPMLAVAKGHRRGGVGKTLLAAVSDLASEASLVELIVVPSNTGARDFYRSLGFVETDHLVLEFVGEVEDFSGVIEQTE; encoded by the coding sequence ATGGAGACCGAAAAAAGTCCGGGCCGGGTGAAAGTCCGCCCCGCAAAGCCCTCGGACGCCGTGGCCGTTCACGCCCTTGCCGGGGAACTCGCCACCGTTGTCGGGGACGAACCGCCCTCCGAAAAAGCGGTTCGGGCGCGGCTTGGGGATTTGATCTCCGGCGAGAACTGCGGCGTTCTTGTCGCGGAGGTCGCCGGAGAGAGCGGGGAAGAGGTCGCGGGGGCTGTCTCGTACTGGATCAAACCCGACCTCGCACACGGCGACTCCGTTGTCGAGATCCCGATGCTCGCCGTCGCGAAGGGACACCGGCGGGGCGGCGTCGGCAAGACCCTGCTCGCCGCCGTCTCCGACCTCGCCTCCGAAGCCTCGCTTGTAGAACTTATCGTTGTCCCGTCCAACACCGGGGCCCGCGATTTCTACCGTTCGCTCGGCTTTGTCGAGACGGACCACCTCGTTCTTGAGTTTGTCGGTGAAGTGGAGGACTTCTCCGGGGTGATCGAGCAGACCGAGTAG
- a CDS encoding SDR family NAD(P)-dependent oxidoreductase — protein sequence MSGRFNGKVVLVTGAASGIGRESALAFGREGASVIVSDISEGDGISVAGEIAAAGGEATFVRADVSVAEEVESLVRQTVAAYGGLDVAHNNAGIGGTYAPTESYPEKDFDRVISVNLKSVWLCMRAEIPAMLERGGGAIVNTASAAGLVGLAYNTAYTAAKHGVVGLTKAAAQEYAKKNIRINAVCPGFVETPMVTETLTDYSRDALVKAHPIGRLGAAGEVVGAVMWLASDTEAAFVTGTTVSVDGGLTSR from the coding sequence ATGTCCGGCAGGTTCAACGGGAAGGTCGTTCTGGTGACGGGGGCTGCATCCGGGATCGGGCGCGAGTCGGCGCTGGCGTTCGGGCGTGAGGGGGCGAGCGTCATAGTCTCGGATATCTCCGAGGGAGATGGCATCTCGGTTGCGGGGGAGATAGCGGCGGCGGGTGGCGAGGCGACTTTCGTGCGGGCTGATGTGTCGGTGGCGGAGGAGGTCGAATCGCTTGTGCGGCAGACCGTCGCGGCCTACGGCGGCCTGGATGTGGCGCACAACAACGCCGGGATCGGCGGCACCTACGCCCCGACGGAGTCGTACCCCGAAAAGGACTTCGACCGGGTGATCTCGGTAAACCTCAAGAGCGTGTGGCTCTGCATGAGGGCCGAGATCCCGGCGATGCTTGAGCGGGGCGGTGGGGCGATCGTCAACACGGCCTCCGCGGCGGGGCTGGTCGGTCTTGCCTACAACACGGCGTATACGGCGGCCAAGCACGGCGTCGTCGGCCTCACGAAAGCCGCCGCTCAGGAGTACGCGAAAAAGAACATCCGGATAAACGCCGTCTGCCCCGGCTTCGTGGAGACGCCGATGGTGACGGAGACCCTGACGGATTATTCACGCGACGCTCTTGTAAAGGCGCATCCCATCGGCAGGCTCGGCGCTGCGGGGGAGGTCGTCGGGGCGGTTATGTGGCTCGCCTCAGACACGGAAGCGGCTTTCGTCACCGGAACGACCGTCTCCGTAGACGGCGGCCTGACCTCGCGGTGA
- a CDS encoding MarR family winged helix-turn-helix transcriptional regulator produces MVEEEFSTGGDRPAGESLLVPLGMAFWRMKVGFEREVGVSLGTWYTLRHLANEPGTTQGESGRRFNLLDPSRITRLAQRLERDGLISRERDSADSRVMRMYLTDAGRMTLTELGGAYRAFGAKFEAVMEPEEIDLLKRSLVKVARVAKEEETRKNEKGEK; encoded by the coding sequence ATGGTCGAGGAAGAGTTTTCAACCGGGGGTGATCGTCCGGCGGGGGAGTCGCTACTGGTTCCGCTCGGGATGGCGTTCTGGCGGATGAAGGTCGGGTTCGAGCGGGAGGTGGGGGTGAGCCTCGGGACGTGGTACACGCTCCGGCACCTGGCGAACGAGCCGGGGACAACTCAGGGTGAGTCGGGTCGGCGCTTCAATCTCCTCGACCCGTCGAGGATCACGCGCCTCGCGCAGAGGCTTGAGCGCGATGGTTTGATCTCCCGCGAGCGCGACTCGGCCGACAGCCGGGTTATGCGGATGTATCTCACCGATGCTGGGCGCATGACGCTCACGGAGCTCGGCGGGGCTTACAGAGCCTTCGGGGCGAAGTTCGAGGCGGTGATGGAGCCGGAGGAGATAGACCTCCTCAAGCGGTCGCTCGTAAAAGTCGCGCGGGTTGCAAAAGAGGAGGAGACCCGGAAAAACGAAAAAGGCGAGAAGTGA
- the pdxY gene encoding pyridoxal kinase PdxY, with the protein MSIISIQSSVAYGHVGNSAAVFPMQRLGFEVWPVNTVHFSNHTGYGEWRGPILGEGDVREVLLGVEERGAFSGCAAVLSGYMGDASLGETITDTARRVRSENGSALYCCDPVMGDVGRGFFVRPGIPEFMREVAVPQADIITPNQFELEYLTGVKIRSLDDALRAAEAARGLGPELVLLTSLSRTDAPEGTIEMLAVSGTGAWLVGTPELPVSVNGAGDATAALFLAHNLLGGSPAGALSKTAATVFSMLERTSREKSREILLVAAQKDIAEPDERFPVKRVR; encoded by the coding sequence GTGAGCATCATCTCCATACAGTCGTCGGTGGCCTACGGTCACGTCGGCAACAGCGCGGCGGTCTTTCCGATGCAGCGGCTCGGGTTCGAGGTGTGGCCGGTGAACACGGTACATTTCTCGAACCACACGGGTTACGGAGAGTGGCGGGGTCCGATTCTGGGGGAGGGGGACGTTCGGGAGGTCTTGCTCGGGGTCGAGGAGCGCGGGGCATTTTCGGGGTGTGCGGCGGTTTTGTCGGGGTACATGGGCGATGCTTCTCTGGGGGAGACGATCACCGACACGGCCCGGAGGGTGCGTTCGGAGAACGGGTCGGCGCTCTACTGCTGCGATCCGGTGATGGGTGATGTGGGACGCGGGTTTTTTGTCCGGCCGGGGATACCGGAGTTCATGCGTGAGGTGGCCGTGCCGCAGGCGGACATCATCACCCCGAACCAGTTCGAGCTGGAGTACCTGACGGGAGTAAAGATAAGGTCGCTCGACGACGCGCTCCGGGCGGCGGAGGCGGCGCGGGGGCTCGGGCCGGAGCTTGTTCTACTGACGAGCCTTTCAAGGACCGACGCGCCGGAGGGCACGATAGAGATGCTCGCGGTTTCGGGGACGGGGGCGTGGCTTGTCGGGACGCCGGAGCTGCCCGTTTCGGTCAACGGCGCGGGCGACGCGACGGCGGCGCTTTTCCTTGCGCACAACCTGCTGGGCGGAAGCCCCGCCGGGGCGCTGTCGAAGACGGCGGCGACGGTCTTCTCGATGCTGGAGCGCACAAGCCGGGAGAAGTCCCGGGAGATACTGCTCGTCGCGGCGCAAAAGGACATTGCGGAGCCGGACGAGCGGTTCCCGGTAAAGAGGGTGAGGTAA
- a CDS encoding TetR/AcrR family transcriptional regulator: MSERKSQEERREATRGSLVLAGRRLFGELGYSGASQEGIVSEAGVTRGALYHHFKGGKLGLFRAVVIEVQEEIEREISAAARELYRSEGDFLEAYLASFAAYLDACLRPDVRRILMQDGASVLGWEDWHGIDSEYGLSQTEKGLRKLIEVGILNPQPVEPLAHLMYGASLEAATYVLESEDPEAAKAEMVGLVRLMLVGFMVDGGEK, translated from the coding sequence ATGTCGGAGAGAAAAAGTCAGGAGGAGCGGCGGGAGGCGACGCGGGGTTCGCTGGTTCTGGCGGGGCGCAGGCTGTTCGGGGAGCTTGGCTATTCGGGGGCTTCTCAGGAGGGAATAGTTTCGGAGGCGGGGGTTACGCGGGGCGCGCTCTACCATCACTTCAAGGGTGGGAAGCTCGGGTTGTTCCGGGCGGTCGTCATCGAGGTCCAGGAGGAGATAGAGCGGGAGATCTCGGCGGCGGCCCGGGAGCTCTACCGCTCTGAGGGGGACTTTCTGGAGGCGTACCTCGCCAGCTTCGCGGCGTACCTCGATGCGTGTCTGAGGCCGGACGTGAGGCGCATCCTCATGCAGGACGGGGCGAGCGTGCTGGGCTGGGAAGACTGGCATGGGATAGATTCCGAGTACGGGCTGTCTCAGACCGAGAAGGGGCTTCGGAAGCTCATTGAGGTCGGGATACTGAACCCGCAGCCCGTAGAACCCCTTGCGCACCTCATGTACGGGGCATCGCTAGAGGCCGCGACCTACGTGCTGGAGTCCGAAGACCCGGAGGCGGCGAAGGCCGAGATGGTGGGCCTGGTGCGCCTGATGCTCGTCGGGTTCATGGTGGACGGCGGGGAGAAGTGA
- a CDS encoding DMT family transporter, with product MAWLIIVVAGLFEIGMVMGLNFSEGFTRLWPSLLMLGSGGISFYLLSIAMQTLPVGTAYAVWTGIGAAGAVTIGILFLEEPANLLRIAGILLVLGGVVALRFAEGA from the coding sequence ATGGCATGGTTGATCATAGTAGTAGCGGGGCTGTTCGAGATCGGGATGGTGATGGGGCTGAACTTCTCCGAGGGGTTCACGAGGCTCTGGCCGAGCCTTTTGATGCTCGGGAGCGGGGGGATCAGCTTCTACCTCCTCTCCATCGCGATGCAGACGCTCCCCGTCGGGACGGCGTACGCGGTCTGGACCGGCATCGGAGCCGCCGGAGCCGTAACCATCGGAATTCTGTTTCTTGAAGAACCCGCGAACCTGCTGCGTATCGCGGGGATTCTGTTGGTGCTGGGCGGCGTGGTTGCTCTGCGCTTCGCGGAGGGCGCTTAG
- a CDS encoding SDR family NAD(P)-dependent oxidoreductase, producing MADRLDGTVALVTGASSGIGEAAAKSLAEAGAAVAVVARRKDRLDSLVSEIEGAGGRALAIEADVADQQQAIDAVEKAVAGLGRLDTVFNNAGVMLLGPVEGAPTEEWDRMVDINIKGLLYVAHAALPHLIKAAGDGPRHVADLINTSSVAGRRARVGSGVYNMTKFGVGAFSESLRQEMSSKHVRISLVEPGAVDTELQSHLREEIREAAMQRFAGIDMLQAEDIADAVTYITTRPRHVAVNEILIRPTQQEG from the coding sequence ATGGCCGACAGACTGGATGGAACGGTCGCTCTGGTGACGGGAGCGTCGAGCGGCATAGGAGAAGCGGCGGCGAAGTCGCTTGCGGAAGCGGGTGCGGCGGTCGCCGTCGTTGCGCGGCGCAAGGACCGCCTCGACTCGCTTGTCTCGGAGATAGAGGGCGCGGGCGGCAGGGCGCTCGCCATCGAGGCCGACGTTGCGGACCAGCAGCAGGCGATAGACGCGGTAGAGAAAGCCGTCGCCGGGCTCGGCAGGCTCGACACCGTCTTCAACAACGCCGGGGTTATGCTGCTCGGCCCCGTCGAGGGCGCGCCGACCGAAGAGTGGGACCGGATGGTGGACATCAACATCAAGGGTCTGCTCTACGTCGCGCACGCCGCGCTGCCACACCTCATAAAAGCCGCCGGGGACGGACCGCGCCACGTCGCTGACCTTATAAACACCTCGTCGGTGGCCGGTCGCAGGGCGCGGGTAGGGTCGGGCGTGTACAACATGACGAAGTTCGGGGTCGGGGCGTTCAGCGAGTCGCTCCGGCAGGAGATGTCGTCCAAACACGTCCGCATCTCGCTTGTGGAGCCGGGTGCGGTGGACACCGAGCTTCAGAGCCACCTGCGCGAGGAGATCCGGGAGGCGGCCATGCAGCGCTTCGCCGGGATAGACATGCTCCAGGCCGAGGACATCGCCGACGCCGTTACGTACATCACCACCCGCCCGAGGCACGTCGCGGTGAACGAGATCCTTATCCGTCCGACCCAGCAGGAGGGCTAG
- a CDS encoding LLM class F420-dependent oxidoreductase → MKVGISTFVTDDGIGAAPLAKAIEERGFDSVFIAEHTHIPASRKSPYPGGGDLPLKYYKTLDPFVTLTAMAMVTERLLLGTGVALLMERDTLTTAKEAASVDFVSGGRLLFGVGVGWNREEMANHGTDPKTRGKLVDEQLAAIKEIWTNDPAEYHGEFVDFDPIYSRPKCVQQPHAPIYVGGGEAAFDRTIAYGDAWLANGLPPEKLAPLMQELNEKAGREIPVSVFGGLPENLEAYRELGVERVLLGLETAPEKETLQQLDELAGAVETVR, encoded by the coding sequence TTGAAGGTCGGTATATCCACGTTCGTTACGGACGACGGTATCGGTGCGGCTCCGCTGGCAAAGGCCATTGAGGAGCGTGGCTTCGACTCGGTCTTTATCGCCGAACACACGCACATCCCCGCGAGCCGGAAGTCACCGTATCCCGGCGGCGGAGACCTGCCGCTCAAGTACTACAAAACCCTTGACCCGTTCGTTACCCTCACCGCGATGGCGATGGTAACGGAGCGGCTCCTGCTCGGGACGGGCGTTGCGCTGCTGATGGAACGCGACACCCTAACGACCGCCAAAGAAGCCGCGAGCGTGGACTTCGTCTCCGGCGGGCGTCTCCTTTTCGGGGTCGGGGTCGGCTGGAACCGCGAGGAGATGGCCAACCACGGCACAGACCCGAAGACGCGCGGAAAGCTCGTGGACGAGCAGCTCGCCGCGATAAAGGAGATCTGGACAAACGACCCGGCGGAATATCACGGGGAGTTCGTGGACTTCGACCCGATCTACTCCCGCCCCAAGTGCGTCCAGCAGCCGCACGCCCCGATCTACGTCGGCGGCGGCGAGGCGGCCTTCGACCGGACGATAGCGTACGGCGACGCCTGGCTTGCAAACGGGCTCCCGCCCGAAAAACTCGCCCCGCTTATGCAGGAGCTCAACGAAAAGGCGGGGCGTGAGATCCCGGTCTCCGTCTTCGGCGGGCTGCCCGAGAACCTCGAAGCCTACAGGGAGCTTGGAGTGGAGCGGGTTCTACTCGGGCTCGAGACCGCCCCCGAAAAAGAGACACTACAGCAACTCGACGAGCTTGCCGGAGCCGTCGAAACCGTTCGGTAA
- a CDS encoding response regulator encodes MDRIRVLIADDHPFFRDGLRMLLEATADTELVGEATDGEEAAKLAAEMSPDVVLMDLRMPGPGGIEATRSILKRNPEVGVLIVTMVEEDDSVFAAMRAGALGYLLKGADKDETLAAIRAVAKGEAVFGPGIARRLTRYFDAPAKRTPDRSVFPELTDREREILFLVATGKNNEDIAKTLFLSLKTVRNYISNIFAKLRVSDRAGAVIRAREAGLDKRGG; translated from the coding sequence GTGGATCGCATCCGGGTACTTATCGCCGACGACCATCCGTTTTTCCGTGACGGGCTCCGGATGCTTCTGGAGGCGACGGCCGACACCGAACTCGTCGGTGAGGCGACGGACGGAGAAGAGGCGGCGAAGCTGGCGGCGGAGATGTCGCCGGACGTGGTTCTGATGGATCTCCGAATGCCAGGGCCGGGCGGCATCGAGGCGACCCGGAGCATCCTTAAACGAAACCCCGAGGTAGGCGTCCTTATCGTCACGATGGTGGAGGAAGACGATTCGGTGTTCGCGGCGATGCGGGCCGGCGCCCTCGGCTACCTTCTCAAGGGCGCGGACAAGGACGAAACGCTCGCGGCGATCCGGGCCGTGGCAAAAGGCGAGGCCGTCTTCGGACCGGGCATCGCAAGGCGACTGACGAGGTATTTCGACGCTCCCGCAAAAAGAACGCCGGATCGCTCCGTTTTCCCGGAGCTCACGGATCGGGAACGGGAGATCCTCTTTCTCGTAGCCACCGGGAAGAACAACGAGGATATAGCGAAGACCCTTTTCCTCAGCCTGAAGACCGTCCGCAACTATATCTCGAACATCTTCGCCAAGCTGCGGGTTTCGGACCGCGCCGGGGCCGTCATCCGCGCCCGCGAAGCCGGACTGGACAAGAGAGGCGGATAG
- a CDS encoding sensor histidine kinase, whose translation MQSEHVQAMEHREATVMRGRPLLLVRAGWTALAALALVSFAAAIPALHVQHGKEPYAAYLTGLMTAFGVGCFTVAVIVAWRRSDDFMGLFASLFLVLMGAINAPNAQALAAAHPTLEPLVEFSWGLLWAALLLFVFLFPDGRFVPRWTRAPVGFLIASVFVALIFDEGSLTEPPDTLAVILIGGLLAGVAAQVYRYARVSAQTQRQQTKWVVFGITAFIVVQISGIAAEPLISRSNLPASLYDAASVTAITLAAFLIPLSIGVAILRHRLWDIDFVVNRTLVYAALTACVVGVYVIVVGYLGALLRTDGNLVISLVATGIVAVLFAPLRERLQRGVNRLMYGERDDPYSVISRLGESLEATLEPEAILHTVACTVREALKSPYTAITLRAGAADSIATESGKPSNDMMRLPLLHHGEEVGEMMLAPRPGENGFSAADRRLLEDLVRQAGAAAHAVRLTKDLQRSRRHLVTTREEERRRLRRDLHDGLGPTLGSLPMKLDVATDMISSDPEAAKILLRSLKKQTRSATSDVRRLVHELRPPALDELGLVGAVREIAARQDGLRIILEAPKGLPPLPAAVEVAAYRIAGEAMTNVARHAGASRCEVRLTLDEPRGSLRLEVSDDGRGIGENRGSGVGLHSMRERAEELGGTFDVEVSEEGGAKICASLPLAEPKG comes from the coding sequence ATGCAATCGGAACATGTCCAGGCGATGGAGCATCGGGAGGCGACGGTTATGCGCGGTCGCCCTCTTCTCCTCGTCCGCGCCGGGTGGACCGCGCTCGCCGCTCTGGCGCTGGTTTCCTTCGCCGCCGCCATACCCGCGCTCCACGTACAACACGGCAAAGAACCTTACGCTGCGTATCTGACCGGGCTCATGACAGCCTTCGGGGTGGGATGCTTTACGGTCGCCGTCATAGTCGCATGGCGGCGGTCAGACGACTTCATGGGGTTGTTCGCCTCGCTCTTCCTTGTTTTGATGGGCGCGATCAACGCCCCCAACGCGCAAGCTCTCGCAGCCGCGCATCCGACCCTCGAGCCTCTCGTCGAGTTTTCATGGGGGCTTCTGTGGGCGGCGCTTCTCCTTTTCGTCTTCCTTTTCCCGGACGGGCGGTTCGTTCCCCGGTGGACAAGAGCTCCGGTCGGCTTCCTTATAGCGAGCGTTTTCGTCGCCCTTATCTTTGATGAGGGTTCGCTCACCGAACCACCGGATACCCTCGCCGTGATCCTTATCGGCGGCCTCCTCGCCGGGGTGGCCGCCCAGGTTTACCGGTACGCGCGAGTCTCCGCCCAGACCCAGCGGCAGCAAACCAAATGGGTCGTCTTCGGGATAACGGCCTTTATCGTGGTGCAAATCTCCGGCATCGCGGCGGAGCCGTTGATCTCCCGCTCAAACCTCCCAGCTTCTCTCTACGACGCGGCCAGCGTGACCGCCATTACCCTTGCGGCCTTCCTTATCCCTCTCAGCATCGGCGTCGCCATCTTGCGCCATCGGCTGTGGGACATTGACTTCGTTGTCAACCGCACCCTCGTCTACGCTGCGCTCACGGCTTGCGTCGTCGGTGTGTACGTTATCGTTGTCGGATACCTCGGCGCGTTGCTCAGGACAGACGGTAACCTCGTCATATCCCTTGTGGCCACCGGCATAGTCGCCGTCCTTTTCGCTCCCCTTCGCGAACGCTTGCAACGCGGCGTCAACCGCCTCATGTATGGCGAGCGCGACGACCCGTACTCCGTCATCTCGCGCCTCGGCGAAAGCCTCGAAGCGACGTTGGAGCCGGAAGCCATCCTCCACACCGTCGCCTGCACGGTGCGCGAGGCCCTCAAATCACCGTACACGGCGATCACGCTCCGGGCAGGAGCCGCAGACTCCATAGCCACCGAGAGCGGCAAGCCGTCGAACGATATGATGCGCCTGCCACTCCTGCATCATGGTGAGGAGGTCGGGGAGATGATGCTCGCCCCTCGTCCCGGCGAGAACGGCTTCTCCGCCGCCGACCGACGCCTTCTCGAGGACCTCGTCCGGCAGGCGGGGGCGGCCGCTCATGCCGTCCGTCTAACGAAAGATTTGCAACGCTCCCGCAGACACCTCGTGACGACCCGCGAGGAGGAACGGAGGCGACTCCGACGCGACCTTCACGACGGCCTCGGCCCGACGCTCGGCTCGCTGCCGATGAAGCTCGACGTTGCCACGGACATGATCTCCTCCGACCCCGAAGCCGCAAAGATCCTTCTCCGCTCCCTTAAAAAACAGACCCGAAGCGCAACCTCCGATGTGCGCCGCCTCGTTCACGAGCTTCGCCCTCCCGCTCTCGACGAACTCGGCCTCGTTGGAGCCGTCCGCGAAATTGCCGCACGCCAGGACGGGCTTCGCATCATCCTCGAAGCGCCGAAAGGGCTTCCCCCGCTCCCTGCGGCCGTCGAGGTCGCCGCATACCGCATCGCGGGTGAGGCTATGACGAACGTCGCACGCCACGCCGGAGCGAGCCGATGCGAAGTACGGCTCACGCTCGACGAACCTCGCGGCTCTCTCCGTCTCGAAGTATCCGACGACGGTCGCGGCATCGGAGAGAACCGGGGCTCTGGCGTGGGGCTCCACTCGATGCGCGAACGGGCCGAGGAACTCGGCGGCACGTTCGACGTTGAGGTGTCGGAAGAAGGCGGCGCGAAGATATGTGCATCGTTGCCGCTCGCGGAGCCGAAGGGGTGA